In Streptomyces capitiformicae, one genomic interval encodes:
- a CDS encoding ArsR/SmtB family transcription factor: MHAFDVLGDPVRRRILELLADGEMTAGEVSDVIRGEFGISQPGVSQHLKVLRENGFATVRPEGTRRLYAVNSEPLRDIDVWLDRFRRFWTPRLDALATELARGKRERRLREAAEQRQNAQEPEKDQESGGAP; encoded by the coding sequence ATGCACGCGTTCGATGTGCTCGGGGATCCCGTGCGGCGGCGGATTCTTGAGCTGCTCGCGGACGGGGAGATGACAGCTGGGGAGGTCTCGGACGTCATCCGGGGCGAGTTCGGGATATCGCAGCCAGGGGTTTCGCAGCATCTGAAGGTGCTGCGGGAGAACGGCTTCGCGACCGTACGGCCGGAGGGTACTCGGCGGCTGTACGCGGTGAACTCGGAGCCGTTGCGGGACATCGACGTGTGGCTGGACCGTTTTCGCCGCTTCTGGACCCCGCGTCTGGACGCCCTGGCCACCGAGCTGGCCCGGGGCAAGCGGGAGCGGCGGCTTCGTGAAGCGGCCGAGCAGCGGCAGAACGCCCAGGAGCCGGAGAAAGACCAGGAATCAGGAGGAGCACCATGA
- a CDS encoding immunity 49 family protein — MAVDEWWGLAEELVEYLGALSVEWPDLDLPEAEAVLKDAAEAAAGAVAYAAYFPRSSFQVFLSYVDFGIDYERGAEGRPGSVSVRQWIDAFCLAVLAGRADWHGEAFHFARVPLQTGRGGRPDVELVNGFMAYVIGDTGSEGDVGASHSASREEKLAAISAAIARVWALDDESGGREGPGGELGGLAEQPYSVALYALRALVLGDQEGFWAELARLLGPYSAMSGDGAGPRSLIPLLPLALAALAHRREGWEPGIDTGYLPRALVTGFESGGPRVREYGRDRRPDAVAQLADAGMVVVERPENPRLLHPESQAIFERSIEDVLAEGREKPVSAAELAKAMRDHELLFMFRATLHSDVTDEQLENLLLASQLGAAAVRVAGAEPASSVEVVINGTTVNCVVEGGRHFTGAGQWATATNFALITGRREDLAALVLTDPALLREDGSAFASYWQALHDYLRGEDPEPATDQAVRDCAKAEEWGFLPPPAVLFSQLVEGDEESFNLALLDALEAHRDYYRVADRADTCDTALDLDVLALACHARRRGWEIKVESPYLPARLLRAATPF; from the coding sequence GTGGCAGTCGATGAGTGGTGGGGGCTGGCGGAGGAACTGGTCGAGTATCTGGGGGCGCTCTCCGTGGAGTGGCCCGATCTTGATCTGCCTGAGGCTGAGGCCGTGCTCAAGGATGCCGCCGAGGCTGCCGCGGGGGCGGTGGCCTATGCCGCGTACTTCCCGCGCAGTTCCTTCCAGGTCTTCCTCTCCTATGTGGACTTCGGGATCGATTACGAGCGGGGGGCGGAGGGTCGGCCGGGGAGCGTCAGCGTGCGGCAGTGGATTGACGCGTTCTGTCTGGCCGTTCTCGCCGGGCGGGCTGATTGGCATGGGGAGGCTTTTCACTTCGCCCGGGTGCCGCTTCAGACGGGGCGGGGTGGGAGGCCGGACGTCGAGCTCGTCAATGGGTTCATGGCGTACGTCATCGGGGACACGGGGAGCGAGGGGGACGTGGGCGCGAGCCATTCGGCGTCCCGGGAGGAGAAGCTCGCGGCGATATCGGCCGCCATCGCTCGCGTCTGGGCTCTGGATGACGAGAGCGGAGGGCGTGAGGGGCCTGGTGGGGAGCTGGGTGGGCTTGCCGAGCAGCCTTACAGCGTTGCTTTGTATGCCTTGCGGGCCCTTGTTCTCGGTGATCAGGAGGGGTTCTGGGCGGAGTTGGCTCGGTTGCTCGGTCCGTACAGCGCGATGTCGGGGGATGGCGCCGGGCCCCGTTCGCTGATTCCTCTGCTTCCGCTCGCGCTGGCCGCGCTCGCTCATCGCAGGGAGGGGTGGGAGCCGGGGATCGACACCGGTTATCTGCCGCGGGCGTTGGTCACCGGGTTCGAGAGCGGGGGGCCGCGGGTGCGGGAGTACGGGCGGGACAGGCGGCCGGATGCCGTGGCGCAGTTGGCCGATGCCGGGATGGTGGTCGTCGAGCGGCCTGAGAATCCCAGGCTGCTCCATCCGGAGAGTCAGGCCATTTTTGAGCGGAGTATTGAGGATGTCCTCGCGGAGGGTCGGGAGAAGCCCGTTTCCGCCGCGGAGTTGGCCAAGGCCATGCGGGATCACGAGCTTCTGTTCATGTTCCGTGCCACGCTCCACTCCGATGTCACCGACGAGCAGCTCGAAAATCTGCTTCTCGCCTCGCAGTTGGGGGCTGCCGCCGTACGGGTCGCCGGGGCCGAACCCGCGTCGTCCGTGGAGGTGGTGATCAACGGTACGACGGTGAACTGCGTCGTCGAGGGTGGCCGGCACTTCACCGGTGCCGGGCAGTGGGCCACCGCCACGAACTTCGCGCTGATCACCGGTCGGCGTGAGGATCTCGCCGCCCTGGTGCTGACCGATCCCGCGCTGCTGCGGGAGGACGGTTCCGCCTTCGCCTCCTACTGGCAGGCCCTCCACGACTATCTGCGCGGCGAGGATCCCGAACCCGCGACCGACCAGGCGGTGCGGGACTGTGCGAAGGCCGAGGAGTGGGGCTTCCTGCCGCCGCCGGCCGTGTTGTTCTCGCAGCTGGTCGAGGGCGATGAGGAAAGCTTCAACCTCGCTCTCCTCGACGCGCTCGAAGCGCATCGTGATTACTACCGGGTCGCCGACCGCGCCGACACCTGCGACACCGCGCTCGATCTGGATGTCCTGGCGTTGGCCTGCCACGCCCGCCGCCGGGGCTGGGAGATCAAGGTCGAGTCCCCGTATCTGCCCGCCCGGCTGCTGAGGGCGGCCACCCCCTTCTGA
- a CDS encoding DUF7691 family protein: protein MSSSLSVYLLDVAATRALVASRDEQLLDVIRSKFGDDLARDDDWFKSEIEDGAPTAYEALRAVVHGGPFSEEEHAFQYGYAYKRLCSLTGSFLDNSSFTPHRGDWLSVVDEGLTALGITAVSVEEFGYSDLPAPLPRTYMPGCGQWTHEQCLRALEQFEATKAKGQPPALEPEVVEAVMECIGWLRHAESRSGFGVIGFVS from the coding sequence ATGAGTTCTTCTCTGAGTGTGTACTTGCTGGATGTGGCTGCCACGCGGGCGCTGGTCGCGTCGCGGGACGAGCAGTTGCTCGATGTCATACGGAGCAAGTTCGGGGACGACTTGGCTCGGGACGACGACTGGTTCAAGTCCGAGATCGAGGACGGGGCGCCCACGGCGTACGAGGCGCTGCGGGCGGTGGTGCACGGTGGGCCGTTCAGTGAGGAGGAGCATGCCTTCCAGTACGGCTACGCGTACAAGCGGCTGTGTTCTCTCACCGGCTCGTTCCTGGACAACAGCAGCTTCACTCCGCACCGGGGCGACTGGCTCTCGGTGGTCGACGAGGGGCTGACCGCGCTGGGGATCACCGCGGTGTCCGTGGAGGAGTTCGGTTACAGCGATCTGCCGGCTCCGCTGCCGCGGACGTATATGCCGGGCTGTGGTCAGTGGACGCACGAGCAGTGTCTGCGGGCGTTGGAGCAGTTCGAGGCCACGAAGGCGAAGGGGCAGCCTCCGGCGCTGGAACCGGAGGTCGTGGAGGCCGTCATGGAATGCATCGGGTGGCTGCGGCACGCGGAGTCGCGGTCCGGGTTCGGCGTCATCGGCTTCGTGTCCTGA
- a CDS encoding immunity 49 family protein yields the protein MTVHIARHGLPAGPEAEQFAERVNGHLIRGIDRLEGSTAVIDSMFGTAVMALRARCVIDPRAAAVETWEAAVNAMQLGSALFAVTGVSEGTVECRINRKMRTLPARGPLSTADAGTWLNAFWLAVICREQQRITELCEIPLERLRSPEGQYDEYIYLWVDTLQTYWLRRPGLVEKLTATFEASDPAVARIAPRDLLQGLLYPPINLFYNFVRRNEEGFNPALEEALKLHKMYWTLNEDRETDIDGAVALGPLAIACLAYDGGFPIEIESEYLPKHLLHHDWLGEFPT from the coding sequence GTGACCGTACACATTGCCCGGCATGGGCTGCCGGCAGGACCCGAGGCCGAGCAGTTCGCGGAGCGGGTGAACGGGCACTTGATCAGAGGTATCGACCGTCTGGAAGGCTCGACGGCCGTAATCGACTCGATGTTCGGCACTGCTGTCATGGCGTTGCGCGCTCGCTGCGTCATCGATCCCCGAGCGGCGGCGGTGGAGACCTGGGAAGCCGCGGTCAACGCGATGCAGCTGGGCTCGGCGCTCTTCGCCGTGACCGGTGTGAGTGAGGGAACCGTTGAGTGCCGCATCAACCGGAAGATGCGGACCCTTCCGGCCCGTGGGCCGCTGTCGACCGCTGATGCGGGGACCTGGCTGAACGCCTTCTGGCTGGCGGTGATTTGCCGTGAGCAGCAGCGGATAACGGAGCTCTGCGAGATCCCGTTGGAGCGGCTGCGTTCTCCGGAGGGGCAGTACGACGAGTACATCTACCTCTGGGTGGACACCCTGCAGACGTACTGGCTTCGCAGGCCGGGGCTGGTCGAGAAGCTCACTGCCACGTTCGAGGCGTCGGACCCCGCGGTGGCGCGCATCGCGCCGCGAGACCTCCTACAGGGCCTGCTCTACCCGCCGATCAACCTTTTCTACAACTTCGTCCGCAGGAACGAGGAGGGCTTCAACCCTGCCCTTGAGGAAGCGCTGAAGCTGCACAAGATGTACTGGACTCTCAACGAGGACCGGGAGACGGACATCGACGGTGCTGTAGCCCTAGGCCCTCTTGCCATCGCATGCCTTGCGTACGACGGCGGATTCCCCATCGAGATCGAGTCCGAGTACCTGCCCAAGCATCTTCTCCACCACGACTGGTTGGGCGAGTTCCCGACCTGA
- a CDS encoding DUF7691 family protein, which translates to MSHNISYSTADKSDVLGFLGAAGRLTAEQLRWLGRMREGAHAYQEDLDRHGIDWGLSIPDALEHLIEGRTDSDAECAGNAYHAAMQYIIDYNASDPYQLGTYSKPSTFFGLVDEEMRGLGVPEELLPHGYLYGGLPDEFPFIPHSVDGYPAIGHLPLAKAQPAADAYRAVLDRMNPDFRYDVQELIEKLEFEHQEWQSALEHASSWYSQDTIFFSLT; encoded by the coding sequence ATGAGTCACAACATCTCCTACAGCACGGCTGACAAGAGCGATGTGCTCGGATTCCTAGGGGCGGCCGGGAGGCTCACGGCGGAGCAGTTGCGTTGGCTGGGCCGCATGCGTGAGGGGGCCCATGCCTATCAGGAGGACCTTGATCGGCATGGGATCGATTGGGGGCTGTCTATACCGGACGCGCTGGAACACCTCATTGAGGGGCGTACGGATTCAGATGCGGAGTGCGCGGGAAACGCGTACCACGCGGCGATGCAGTACATCATCGACTACAACGCCTCCGACCCCTATCAGTTGGGCACGTACTCGAAGCCGAGCACGTTCTTCGGCCTGGTGGACGAGGAGATGCGCGGTCTGGGGGTACCCGAGGAGCTGCTGCCGCACGGGTATCTGTACGGCGGGCTGCCCGACGAGTTCCCTTTCATCCCGCACTCGGTCGACGGCTACCCCGCGATAGGCCACCTGCCGTTGGCCAAGGCCCAGCCCGCCGCCGACGCGTACCGGGCCGTGCTGGATCGGATGAACCCGGACTTCCGGTACGACGTACAGGAGCTCATCGAGAAGTTGGAGTTCGAGCACCAGGAGTGGCAGTCCGCGTTGGAGCACGCCTCCTCCTGGTACAGCCAGGACACGATCTTCTTCTCGCTCACCTGA
- the bla gene encoding class A beta-lactamase yields the protein MTALDIAGPNSPFPSRRALLTAGTAAVTGAALALASAAPAHATRDRRATAERLRELERQHGARIGAFAYNVATKATVTYRATDRFPLLSLFKTLAAAAILRDKDENGETLGKRIHYTTDDLVKANSPITQKPENLAGGLTVAELCDAAIRFSDNTAGNLLLRELGGPIAITAFCRSLGDRATCLDRWEPDVNTAEPWRVEDTTTPAAIARTYGRLVLGDALPPHDRDRLTAWLLANTTSGERFRKALPPDWTIADKTGGGDYGSNNDVGIAWTPDGTPVILAVLTTKPDRDAAPNHPLVAETARILAEAVVQGSR from the coding sequence GTGACCGCATTAGACATCGCAGGCCCCAACTCCCCGTTCCCCAGCCGCCGAGCCCTGCTCACCGCGGGCACCGCGGCCGTGACCGGGGCCGCCCTGGCCCTCGCCTCGGCGGCCCCGGCCCACGCGACCCGTGACCGCCGGGCCACAGCGGAGCGACTCCGCGAGCTTGAACGCCAACACGGCGCCCGCATAGGCGCGTTCGCGTACAACGTGGCGACGAAAGCGACCGTCACGTACCGCGCGACCGACCGCTTCCCGCTCCTCTCCCTCTTCAAGACGCTCGCGGCGGCGGCGATCCTGCGGGACAAGGACGAGAACGGCGAGACGCTCGGGAAACGCATCCACTACACGACGGACGACCTCGTGAAGGCGAACTCCCCGATCACGCAGAAGCCGGAGAACCTGGCCGGTGGCCTGACGGTCGCCGAACTCTGCGACGCGGCGATCCGGTTCAGCGACAACACCGCAGGCAATCTGCTCCTCCGCGAACTCGGCGGCCCGATCGCGATCACCGCCTTCTGCCGTTCCCTCGGCGACAGGGCGACCTGCCTGGACCGCTGGGAGCCGGACGTGAACACGGCGGAGCCATGGCGGGTGGAGGACACGACGACCCCGGCCGCGATCGCGCGGACGTACGGCCGTCTGGTCCTCGGCGACGCCCTGCCGCCCCACGACCGCGACCGCCTCACCGCCTGGCTCCTCGCGAACACGACCAGCGGCGAACGCTTCCGCAAGGCCCTCCCGCCGGACTGGACGATCGCTGACAAGACGGGCGGCGGCGACTACGGCTCGAACAACGACGTGGGCATCGCCTGGACCCCCGACGGCACCCCCGTCATCCTGGCGGTCCTGACGACGAAACCGGACCGGGACGCGGCGCCCAACCACCCGCTGGTCGCGGAGACGGCGCGAATCCTGGCGGAGGCGGTCGTCCAAGGAAGCCGCTGA
- a CDS encoding SRPBCC family protein: protein MIDVDHQISAVRRRVGTREFKAGEARVVTVSQSYDSTVEDVWDACTNPERIPRWFLPISGELRLGGRYQLEGQAGGVVERCDPPKGFTATWEYGGDVSWIELRISAEGEGRARFELEHIAHVDDKRWAEFGPGAVGIGWDSILIALTIHLSTGASVDPKEGMAWMATDEGRRFVTLSGEAWYEAAVADGDDPEAARAAADRTVAAYKGEDTGADTREDTREDTGAEEGDERGE, encoded by the coding sequence ATGATCGATGTCGACCATCAGATCAGTGCCGTACGGCGTCGGGTCGGCACCCGGGAGTTCAAGGCCGGTGAGGCGCGGGTGGTGACCGTGAGCCAGTCGTACGACTCGACGGTCGAGGATGTCTGGGACGCCTGTACGAATCCTGAGCGGATCCCGCGGTGGTTCCTGCCGATCTCCGGCGAGCTTCGGCTCGGTGGGCGGTATCAGCTGGAGGGCCAGGCCGGCGGGGTCGTCGAGCGTTGTGATCCGCCCAAGGGATTCACCGCGACCTGGGAGTACGGCGGTGACGTGAGCTGGATCGAGCTGCGGATCAGCGCGGAGGGGGAGGGGCGTGCGCGGTTCGAGCTCGAGCACATCGCGCATGTCGACGACAAGCGGTGGGCCGAGTTCGGGCCCGGCGCGGTCGGGATCGGGTGGGACTCGATCCTCATCGCCCTCACCATCCACCTCTCCACCGGGGCTTCCGTCGATCCGAAGGAGGGCATGGCCTGGATGGCGACGGATGAGGGGCGGCGCTTTGTGACGCTCAGCGGTGAGGCGTGGTACGAGGCGGCCGTCGCCGACGGGGACGACCCGGAGGCGGCGCGGGCGGCCGCGGACCGGACTGTGGCGGCGTACAAGGGGGAGGACACGGGGGCGGATACGAGGGAGGACACGAGGGAGGACACGGGGGCCGAAGAGGGTGATGAGAGGGGTGAGTGA
- a CDS encoding S1 RNA-binding domain-containing protein: MRGVSDEGAVRGFLAGIRVGDLCSGVITGVTRSHGAAVVLDGFPSRPLGAIGPLDVPWGGRSRDEALEVGRRITAEVTAVDPDEGEVRLSLAATGHPELWAFLKGLRLGDVLAGTVASIESFGVFVALDDGPAHPVFPGVGFITFPELSWRYFEDPSDVVRVGQRVTCEFLQFDTTNGEARLSLRAMRPDPLREFADRTEAGRVLRGRVTKLVPFGVFVEVADGVEGLVHLSELTVEAVETPDGVVEVGDELTVMVTEVDRERRTVSLSRIRAHVRAHKRVGGE; this comes from the coding sequence ATGAGAGGGGTGAGTGACGAGGGTGCTGTCCGGGGCTTTCTGGCGGGGATTCGTGTCGGCGACCTGTGCAGTGGGGTCATCACGGGGGTGACGCGTTCGCACGGGGCGGCGGTCGTTCTGGACGGCTTTCCTTCGCGTCCGCTGGGGGCGATCGGGCCGTTGGACGTGCCGTGGGGCGGCCGGTCCCGGGACGAGGCTCTGGAAGTCGGGCGGCGGATCACCGCAGAGGTGACTGCCGTCGATCCGGACGAGGGCGAGGTCCGGCTCTCGCTGGCCGCCACCGGGCATCCGGAACTCTGGGCGTTCCTGAAGGGGCTTCGGCTCGGTGACGTGCTTGCCGGGACGGTCGCGTCGATCGAGAGCTTCGGCGTGTTCGTGGCGCTGGACGACGGGCCCGCCCATCCTGTCTTTCCCGGCGTCGGGTTCATCACCTTTCCTGAGCTCTCCTGGCGGTACTTCGAGGACCCCTCGGATGTCGTACGGGTCGGGCAGCGGGTGACCTGCGAGTTCCTGCAGTTCGACACGACGAATGGAGAGGCCCGGCTGTCGCTGCGCGCGATGCGGCCGGACCCTTTGCGCGAGTTCGCCGACCGGACCGAGGCGGGGCGGGTCCTGCGGGGGCGGGTCACCAAGCTGGTGCCCTTCGGTGTCTTCGTCGAGGTCGCCGACGGGGTCGAGGGGCTCGTTCACCTGAGCGAGCTCACGGTGGAGGCCGTGGAGACGCCGGACGGTGTCGTCGAGGTCGGCGACGAGCTGACGGTCATGGTCACGGAAGTCGACCGGGAGCGACGGACGGTGTCTCTCTCACGCATACGGGCGCACGTACGGGCCCACAAACGGGTCGGGGGCGAATAG
- a CDS encoding RNA-guided endonuclease InsQ/TnpB family protein, with translation MSELGLVKRQFGHRARLALSPAEIRVMDDQAHAARTMWNCLHSWWQMMPKDKRTLAGADAAIRQARKDLDYLAVLPAQAAQAVLKTYHRAWVNCWEGRAQEPSYKGRFRWPMSVDIPQGRDLNVVRVHRRWGMVNIPKVGRVRFRWTKDLPVGKRANKANRITGARLVKDALGWHIAFRVQTLERAPEPHQGPEVGIDAGVNIPLALSNKDHQDHGRPPRLPNGDCDRDKWLTLKEKAKLLKLERQAAHRKTFRKRGEKTSKRLQHTYDQIKQLRAKATRRALDWQHQTTTYLARAYGVLVVEQLNILGMTKSPAPKPDPEQQGAFLRNGARAKAGLNRSIAQEAWGRTVTMLTYKTARYGGRLVKVPAPHTSQRCSACGFTTPGSRESQELFACKNPDCGWTANADWNAARNILHLYRIGRVIVEVPAAGRRGRRAGKTVKPVAAR, from the coding sequence ATGAGCGAACTCGGTCTGGTGAAGCGGCAGTTCGGGCACCGTGCCCGACTGGCACTGAGCCCTGCCGAGATCCGCGTCATGGATGACCAGGCGCACGCGGCCCGCACTATGTGGAACTGCCTGCACTCCTGGTGGCAGATGATGCCCAAGGACAAGCGCACCCTGGCAGGCGCGGACGCTGCGATACGGCAGGCCCGCAAGGATCTCGATTACCTCGCCGTCCTTCCCGCCCAGGCCGCGCAGGCCGTCTTGAAGACGTACCACCGGGCGTGGGTGAACTGCTGGGAGGGACGGGCACAGGAGCCCAGCTACAAGGGCCGCTTCCGCTGGCCGATGTCCGTGGACATTCCGCAGGGCCGGGACCTGAACGTCGTCCGCGTCCACCGCCGGTGGGGCATGGTCAACATTCCCAAGGTGGGCCGGGTCCGTTTCCGCTGGACCAAGGATCTCCCTGTCGGGAAGAGGGCGAACAAGGCGAACCGGATCACCGGCGCCCGGCTGGTCAAGGACGCGTTGGGCTGGCACATCGCCTTCCGCGTCCAGACCCTCGAACGCGCCCCCGAGCCGCACCAGGGGCCGGAGGTCGGCATCGACGCCGGAGTGAACATCCCCCTCGCCCTCTCGAACAAGGACCACCAGGACCACGGGCGCCCGCCGCGCCTGCCGAACGGTGACTGCGACCGTGACAAGTGGCTGACATTGAAGGAGAAGGCCAAGCTCCTCAAGCTGGAGCGGCAGGCCGCGCACCGCAAGACGTTCCGCAAGCGCGGGGAGAAGACCTCCAAGCGTTTGCAGCACACCTACGACCAGATCAAGCAGCTCCGAGCAAAAGCCACGCGACGAGCCTTGGACTGGCAGCACCAGACGACCACGTATCTCGCCCGCGCGTACGGCGTGCTGGTGGTCGAACAGCTCAACATCCTCGGCATGACCAAGAGCCCGGCCCCCAAGCCCGACCCCGAGCAGCAGGGCGCGTTCCTGCGCAACGGGGCCAGGGCGAAGGCCGGACTGAACCGCTCCATCGCGCAGGAGGCATGGGGGCGGACCGTGACGATGCTGACGTACAAGACCGCCCGGTACGGCGGCCGGCTCGTCAAGGTTCCCGCCCCGCACACCTCCCAGCGGTGCTCAGCCTGCGGCTTCACCACCCCCGGCAGCCGAGAGAGCCAGGAACTGTTCGCCTGCAAGAACCCTGACTGCGGCTGGACGGCGAACGCCGACTGGAACGCAGCGAGGAACATCTTGCACCTGTACCGGATCGGCCGCGTCATCGTGGAGGTCCCGGCCGCCGGAAGGCGCGGTCGCAGGGCGGGTAAAACCGTCAAGCCTGTCGCCGCAAGGTAG
- a CDS encoding SAM-dependent methyltransferase, whose translation MSIDRPLINSNVPHSARIWNYWLGGKDCYEIDRQVGDQIAGANPAILDIALAQRAFLVRTVEYLVGEAGIRQFLDVGTGLPTADNTHEVAQRLAPETRIVYVDHDPVVLAHAEALLTSTPEGATDYIDADLSNPEAILQQAAKTLDFSQPVALILLGVTAHITDDTVYDIVGRLMGALPSGSHLVLCDDTEVLNPQQMREMIEQWNEASDNPRVNRSPEELARFFDGLELLEPGVVSVTRWRPAQSGSGEQAPAEVDDFGGVARKP comes from the coding sequence ATGTCCATTGACCGTCCGCTCATCAACAGCAACGTGCCGCACTCCGCCCGGATCTGGAACTACTGGCTCGGCGGGAAGGACTGCTACGAGATCGACCGGCAGGTCGGCGACCAGATCGCGGGCGCCAACCCGGCGATCCTCGACATCGCCCTGGCACAGCGGGCGTTTCTCGTCCGGACGGTGGAGTACCTCGTCGGCGAGGCCGGCATACGCCAGTTCCTGGACGTGGGCACCGGCCTGCCCACCGCGGACAACACCCACGAGGTCGCCCAGCGGCTCGCCCCCGAGACCCGGATCGTCTACGTCGACCACGACCCGGTCGTCCTCGCCCACGCCGAGGCGCTGCTCACCAGCACACCCGAAGGGGCCACGGACTACATCGACGCCGACCTGAGCAACCCCGAGGCCATCCTGCAACAGGCCGCCAAGACACTGGACTTCAGCCAGCCGGTCGCGCTGATCCTGCTGGGCGTCACCGCCCACATCACCGACGACACCGTCTACGACATCGTCGGCCGCCTGATGGGCGCGCTCCCCTCCGGCAGCCACCTCGTGCTGTGCGACGACACCGAGGTGCTCAACCCCCAGCAGATGCGCGAAATGATCGAGCAGTGGAACGAGGCGAGCGACAACCCCCGCGTCAACCGCAGCCCCGAGGAACTCGCCCGCTTCTTCGACGGACTCGAACTGCTGGAGCCCGGCGTCGTCTCCGTCACCCGGTGGCGTCCCGCCCAGTCCGGGTCCGGCGAGCAGGCGCCCGCCGAAGTCGACGACTTCGGCGGGGTCGCGCGCAAGCCGTAG
- the tnpA gene encoding IS200/IS605 family transposase has protein sequence MSPRWNPNPDVRTGRHVVYNLHVHLVFITKYRRKAMTDVMLTRCEEIMREVCTDFEADLKQFNGEEDHVHLLVHYPPKVQLSKLVNSLKSVSARLLRKEYDAHVRRYLWGGHFWSGSYFAGSCGGAPLTVVQQYIERQKRPVS, from the coding sequence ATGTCACCACGCTGGAATCCAAACCCTGACGTACGCACCGGCCGTCACGTCGTCTACAACCTGCACGTGCACTTGGTGTTCATCACCAAGTACCGGCGCAAGGCCATGACGGACGTCATGCTGACGCGCTGCGAAGAGATCATGCGGGAGGTGTGCACGGACTTCGAGGCCGACCTGAAGCAGTTCAACGGCGAGGAGGATCACGTACACCTGCTCGTGCACTACCCGCCGAAAGTCCAGCTCTCCAAGCTGGTCAACTCCCTCAAAAGCGTCTCCGCCCGCCTGCTGCGCAAGGAGTACGACGCGCACGTGCGCCGGTACCTGTGGGGCGGCCACTTCTGGTCCGGCTCCTACTTCGCCGGAAGCTGCGGCGGGGCACCCCTGACCGTCGTACAGCAGTACATCGAGCGGCAGAAACGCCCCGTGAGCTGA
- a CDS encoding DUF397 domain-containing protein, protein MSDIPPDLEWIRAAPEDATGPGPWIELAFGEGNGEDDPEAPVYIRETSDPENVVTTNRRKWDAFVLGVQAGEFDHFVEGVEGFDR, encoded by the coding sequence ATGTCTGACATCCCCCCCGACCTCGAATGGATCCGCGCCGCCCCCGAGGACGCCACCGGCCCCGGCCCCTGGATCGAGCTGGCCTTCGGTGAGGGGAACGGCGAGGACGACCCGGAGGCGCCCGTCTACATCCGGGAGACGAGCGACCCGGAGAACGTCGTGACGACCAACCGCCGCAAGTGGGACGCCTTCGTACTGGGCGTACAGGCAGGCGAGTTCGACCACTTCGTGGAGGGCGTGGAAGGCTTCGACAGGTGA